A single window of Leishmania panamensis strain MHOM/PA/94/PSC-1 chromosome 35 sequence DNA harbors:
- a CDS encoding paraflagellar rod component, putative (TriTrypDB/GeneDB-style sysID: LpmP.35.4350): protein MSEDLFKETLASLSKKGDGHIKCAKLDLNDHQLELLITALEHSPTDVKTVDVSNNSITSSSVACLVRFLETALVQSLDLHNNQIDEDGALQFLSLFEKETSIKLLDLRNNACSVATAARLYYLSKREKYPLAVRSTLLSGKASQISFSGMTYGDLEKELLQYLLQLEGLEAVDFSGLDLGPGGMFVVGTFLKDTQVSSLSFRECSLTNDAVLKFVEAADLAHHRSLRSFDFSSNMGLTNDLVRKLISSMFDHNSCITSFVLTATSITPAYCGVVQKECAVNQEHPAIKRAVVALRNNSSAAQEINLQWDAPLPTCMYHLADFIAASTAIQHLNISNTLVDDAGLKLLSDALQKNSTLKVIELANCHVTATGIQTLFVVLAKGKCAVEEVNIANNSLDDDSVQFITAALRANPKLTTLNVDVNPAISTASMQEMAGLTMVNRAPPRIRSVLPSIENNCKDVVSVDFSGNDVTLNDDSVWVLAQALRLNSTVRRLNLSHNSFGDMGASYLADYIASNSTMLELNLSSCTIGNRGAHRLCEALATNQTLQLLDLSNSMMDEDGLSALLRVLRENNTLRELKLERTRVPAEFVERVKIACSLNRECAAVKRVCYRLHDEDVSLKKIELSNPDDERVIDDLSVSTICTALNNNTFVEVIDLSGNHIGENGCAALAAMLSQCTCKVRTINLSKNPIDDDAVAKLLDGFPNTKTLREVLLYNTNITDLGIEILAKGLEKNQSIVWIGVANDDAVSEQVTLLKRNLALNTGPTELKHIILSIDAGAVLEDVDMSRPIDCSLDDSMCQFLCASLVGSRMLRSLKLSHNTLSSACVPYIVEVVELCPSLVSLDLSDNQIDQSGAQQIIACLERVSHLRSVDVTNNLFSPQSLERVSHLVSLNLGSEVLKKLHLATARGEALPKDIVLNGVTNSYKLTDEDVVILAGILQDCSAVKSLDLSSNNFSDAGCIAIAEVLRVNHALEALNLTGNAIGANGGAALYFALKVNPQLQHIWLENTAIPREILEDIASLLHVNQTPYRAVIDMRDVKLDEVSDETQFRSTDYYVAQTISLKNESIEGCMQAEVQPIK from the coding sequence atgtCGGAGGATCTTTTTAAAGAGACCCTGGCTAGCCTGTCCAAGAAGGGTGATGGGCACATCAAGTGCGCCAAGCTCGACCTCAATGATCAtcagctggagctgctgatTACCGCACTGGAGCATTCCCCTACCGATGTCAAAACGGTTGATGTATCTAACAACAGCATTACATCCTCTAGCGTGGCATGTCTGGTGCGCTTCCTAGAGACTGCGCTGGTGCAATCACTGGACCTTCACAACAATCAGATCGACGAAGATGGTGCTCTCCaatttctctcgctctttgaGAAAGAGACATCAATCAAACTTCTTGACCTGCGAAACAACGCTTGCAGTGTTGCAACGGCAGCACGTCTCTACTATCTGAGCAAACGCGAGAAATACCCTCTTGCTGTGCGCTCCACACTACTTTCCGGGAAAGCCTCGCAAATTTCGTTCTCTGGAATGACCTATGGCGACCTGGAGAAAGAGTTATTGCAGTACCTGCTCCAACTCGAGGGCCTCGAAGCCGTAGATTTCAGCGGTCTTGACCTCGGCCCTGGCGGTATGTTTGTGGTCGGTACCTTTCTGAAAGACACGCAAGTCTCCAGTCTCTCGTTCCGGGAATGCTCTTTGACAAACGACGCCGTGCTGAAATTTGTCGAAGCTGCCGACCTCGCCCATCACCGCTCTCTGAGAAGCTTTGATTTCTCCTCAAACATGGGGCTCACAAATGACCTGGTACGGAAGCTTATTTCAAGCATGTTTGATCACAACAGCTGCATCACCAGTTTTGTACTCACTGCCACCTCAATCACACCAGCCTATTGCGGTGTGGTTCAGAAGGAGTGTGCGGTGAACCAAGAACACCCCGCCATCAAGCGCGCTGTTGTCGCTCTCCGCAACAATTCCTCAGCTGCGCAAGAGATCAACCTTCAATGGGACGCGCCCTTGCCCACGTGTATGTATCACCTTGCTGATTtcatcgccgccagcacAGCTATTCAGCATCTGAACATCAGTAACACTTTGGTCGATGACGCTGGACTGAAATTGCTGTCTGATGCCCTTCAGAAGAACTCAACCTTAAAGGTGATTGAGTTGGCAAACTGTCACGTGACAGCTACAGGTATACAAACGCTCTTTGTGGTGCTGGCGAAAGGTAAGTGcgccgtggaggaggtcAATATTGCGAACAACAGTCTTGACGATGACAGTGTTCAGTTCATCACAGCCGCGCTTCGTGCTAATCCGAAGCTGACAACTCTGAACGTGGATGTAAACCCCGCCATTTCTACTGCATCCATGCAGGAAATGGCGGGGCTCACGATGGTGAATCGTGCCCCGCCGCGAATCCGCTCGGTATTGCCTTCGATCGAGAACAACTGCAAGGATGTGGTATCCGTTGATTTTTCAGGTAACGATGTCACTCTCAACGACGACTCAGTGTGGGTTCTCGCACAGGCGCTTCGGCTTAATTCGACGGTACGGCGACTGAATCTGTCGCACAACTCGTTTGGCGATATGGGGGCCTCGTACCTTGCCGACTACATtgccagcaacagcaccatGTTGGAACTCAACCTCTCCAGCTGTACGATTGGAAACCGCGGTGCCCACAGGCTTTGCGAGGCACTTGCGACGAATCAAACGCTACAGTTGCTGGATTTGTCGAACAGCATGATGGATGAAGATGGTCTTAGTGCGCTTCTACGCGTGCTACGTGAGAACAATACATTGCGCGAGCTCAAGCTCGAGCGCACCCGTGTCCCCGCTGAGTTTGTCGAGCGAGTGAAGATCGCGTGCTCTCTTAATCGTGAGTGCGCTGCAGTGAAGAGGGTTTGCTACCGCCTACATGATGAGGATGTGTCGCTCAAAAAAATTGAGCTGTCCAACCCAGATGACGAGCGTGTGATTGACGACCTAAGTGTCAGTACTATCTGCACTGCTTTGAACAACAACACGTTTGTGGAAGTCATCGACCTGAGCGGAAACCACATCGGCGAAAACGGTTGTGCCGCGCTGGCTGCAATGTTATCCCAATGCACGTGCAAGGTGCGAACGATTAATTTATCAAAAAACCCAATCGATGATGATGCCGTGGCGAAATTGTTGGATGGCTTTCCGAACACCAAGACGCTCCGTGAGGTTCTGTTGTATAACACCAACATTACCGATCTCGGCATCGAAATCCTCGCTAAGGGCCTCGAAAAAAACCAGAGTATTGTGTGGATTGGTGTTGCTAATGACGACGCAGTCAGCGAGCAGGTGACACTTTTGAAGCGAAACCTCGCCTTGAACACCGGCCCGACTGAGCTGAAGCATATTATCCTTTCTATCGATGCTGGCGCGGTTCTTGAGGACGTTGACATGAGTCGCCCTATCGACTGCTCACTCGATGACTCGATGTGCCAATTCTTGTGTGCGAGTTTGGTGGGCTCTCGAATGCTGCGGTCTCTGAAGCTGTCGCACAACACCCTTTCGTCAGCTTGTGTTCCGTACattgtggaggtggtggaacTATGCCCTTCACTGGTTTCCTTGGATTTATCGGACAACCAGATCGATCAGTCTGGGGCACAGCAGATTATCGCCTGTTTGGAGCGTGTTTCTCACCTGCGCAGTGTGGATGTCACCAATAACTTATTCTCTCCTCAAAGTTTGGAGCGTGTTTCGCACCTGGTTTCGCTGAACTTGGGGTCTGAAGTACTCAAAAAATTGCACTTGGCAACCGCCCGCGGCGAAGCGCTGCCCAAAGACATTGTCCTCAACGGTGTCACAAACTCATACAAACTGACGGATGAAGATGTGGTTATTCTTGCCGGAATTTTGCAGGACTGCAGCGCTGTAAAGTCGCTGGATCTTAGCAGCAACAATTTCTCTGATGCGGGCTGCATTGCAATTGCGGAGGTACTGCGTGTAAATCATGCGCTCGAGGCACTAAACCTTACAGGTAATGCAATTGGTGCGaacggcggtgcggcactGTATTTTGCCCTCAAGGTTAATCCGCAGCTTCAGCACATCTGGTTGGAAAACACGGCTATCCCTCGCGAAATATTGGAGGATATTGCGAGCCTGCTGCACGTTAATCAAACGCCTTATCGTGCAGTGATCGACATGCGTGACGTGAAGCTCGATGAGGTGAGCGATGAGACTCAGTTTCGCTCTACCGACTACTACGTGGCTCAGACAATCAGCCTTAAGAACGAGTCCATTGAGGGCTGCATgcaggcggaggtgcagccgATCAAGTAG
- a CDS encoding hypothetical protein (TriTrypDB/GeneDB-style sysID: LpmP.35.4360): MSNATEQSMLPLFVLQEHADPVLCCKFYPSEVYQRDESSWFLSGDAGGHVVLWNLSTRRKIVSFLALAEAHRQLRSCSQEGFHTDSPVAGGFRPGSSVLLEQAVTPAFGPHSHSILSVGFIPLSLSSPQRAARPERSGVVDTLRRGVDAEVSSSTLCPSVLEHTAKSPSGWTRPGRQRFRLSRREPTRSLDSQKMLASSTGDVLDDSAPGLDFTPSSTICFYTHCRDQRVYIWSLKRQCADVPAASLPTRVPQLVVVLTAPQHAFCPAESISKVVSHFTRTYLAVPHELGGEVTVWELAWRNPSSVQPTNGTVSEESRAFDGPRSSVSSANVYEEEEDNVSTSGMNPMDALIARAAAEERRQAAMEQKPSKVSGESEVSHPSQPAAFLKSVASGGERASILCYAHPVATTASSNFSVRRLCTFSACPTFKGGTIMRLTMCHDAQHLTVAFESGHIVLVRYRRADVTDMIEQPGEVFHLHGSSPVAQVRNVTRAFAESALICWWSGRRVLACSSEGAMHCYDVAATAGELLEARLMWSVALRKGIGSVFLQRNLVVAGCWDSTLRLYDARDGRLVSILSYQRETINDVRMAPPSIARVAAFGFDVRQPRMYVDLPRTLSTTITACIASSSTAATQGSPLQLNESPLSEVDVSGATPPNSSSETLSEEEQLVYLFASVSKDRTVALWRVDLGLVVEQAARKAITA, from the coding sequence ATGTCAAACGCCACCGAGCAatcgatgctgccgctgtttgTGCTGCAAGAGCATGCCGATCCAGTTCTGTGCTGCAAGTTCTACCCCTCTGAAGTGTATCAGCGGGATGAATCAAGCTGGTTCCTCTCCGGAGATGCTGGTGGGCATGTAGTATTGTGGAACCTTTCCACACGGCGCAAGATAGTCTCCTTTTTGGCCTTGGCGGAGGCCCACCGGCAACTTCGTAGTTGCTCCCAAGAGGGCTTTCATACCGACTCTCCGGTGGCAGGTGGGTTTCGGCCCGGAagctcggtgctgctggaacAAGCTGTTACACCGGCCTTCGGTCCACACAGCCATAGCATTTTATCAGTAGGCTTTATCCCTTTGTCGCTTTCGTCTCCGcagagagcagcacgccCAGAGCGTAGCGGTGTTGTGGACACATTGCGGCGTGGGGTGGATGCCGAAgtgtcgagcagcacatTGTGTCCCAGTGTACTTGAGCATACCGCAAAGAGTCCTAGTGGCTGGACGAGGCCGGGGCGTCAGCGATTTCGACTTTCTCGACGGGAACCAACGCGCAGCCTCGACTCTCAGAAAATGTTAGCCTCATCAACAGGTGACGTTCTGGATGATAGCGCACCAGGATTGGACTTCACGCCTTCGTCAACGATTTGCTTTTACACACACTGTCGCGATCAGCGGGTGTACATCTGGTCCCTGAAGCGCCAGTGTGCTGATGTACCTGCCGCTTCATTGCCCACTCGAGTGCCGCAGCTTGTCGTGGTGCTCACCGCCCCCCAACATGCCTTCTGTCCAGCGGAGAGCATCTCGAAGGTCGTGAGTCATTTCACGCGGACTTATCTTGCCGTTCCTCACGAGTTAGGAGGTGAGGTGACAGTCTGGGAGTTGGCATGGCGAAACCCCAGCAGTGTGCAGCCCACGAATGGAACGGTGTCGGAAGAAAGCAGGGCTTTCGACGGGCCCCGCTCGTCGGTGAGCAGTGCGAACGTctacgaggaagaggaggataATGTAAGCACATCAGGGATGAACCCAATGGATGCTCTCATTGCacgggcagctgcagaggagcGACGTCAGGCGGCGATGGAACAGAAGCCCTCCAAAGTTTCTGGGGAAAGTGAGGTTAGCCATCCTTCTCAACCCGCAGCTTTTCTCAAATCTGTGGCCTCCGGCGGCGAACGCGCCTCGATCCTATGCTACGCTCACCCGGTGGCCACCACGGCGTCCAGCAACTTCTCCGTCCGGCGTTTATGCACCTTCTCGGCATGCCCTACGTTCAAGGGAGGCACGATCATGCGCCTTACCATGTGCCAtgacgcgcagcacctcacTGTAGCATTTGAGAGTGGCCACATCGTGCTGGTTCGCTATCGCCGTGCGGATGTGACAGACATGATAGAACAGCCGGGAGAGGTATTCCATCTTCATGGATCTTCGCCTGTTGCCCAGGTGCGCAATGTCACCCGCGCTTTTGCCGAATCGGCGCTGATCTGTTGGTGGAGTGGGCGACGGGTGCTTGCCTGCTCCTCAGAGGGAGCCATGCACTGCTACgacgtggcggcgacggcggggGAGCTTTTGGAGGCGCGGTTGATGTGGAGTGTGGCATTGCGGAAAGGAATCGGTAGCGTCTTCTTGCAAAGGAATCTCGTCGTTGCGGGTTGCTGGGACAGCACACTGCGGCTGTACGACGCACGAGACGGTCGACTTGTCAGCATTCTTAGCTACCAACGAGAAACGATAAATGATGTGCGAATGGCACCACCGTCAATCGCGCGTGTTGCGGCGTTTGGGTTTGACGTACGTCAGCCGAGGATGTATGTCGACTTGCCTCGCACTCtttccaccaccatcacggcTTGCATTGCATCCAGCTCTACGGCCGCCACGCAGGGCAGCCCCCTACAACTCAATGAGTCGCCTTTGAGCGAAGTCGACGTCTCGGGCGCGACACCTCCAAACAGCAGCTCGGAAACGCTgagtgaagaggagcagctggtATACTTGTTTGCGTCCGTGAGCAAGGACCGCACGGTAGCGCTCTGGCGCGTGGACCTTGGACTTGTGGTGGAACAGGCGGCTCGCAAAGCCATCACTGCTTGA
- a CDS encoding hypothetical protein (TriTrypDB/GeneDB-style sysID: LpmP.35.4340), producing the protein MENACPFQPHINPRSRRLARYAPTLRERQEHDGQRRSASRGESHVQRQRGAPTPRPGTQAFIMDTENDVVERVWDLWHSVAIREAREPEAALVRGVHSVNSGDTLPQRRPRVVYVRTVLGMLNALGITSPQHDALITKFLTAMALEGGASEASRQDETVDAAQFIYVFSTVWRAAVTNPTRWAPTSAQVSVSSPVAQQRDSASSGATMHHPYAGSDSHRVAPPPRMKAVPASEPTAPEVDSSGSSASAGNALSASSCSVVWRSREGGKEEAHTDTESTSPSTNSDSGDERRVDVAESDADLLHTNVSHTSSTTLDSAEKPQAGVRGEERSPMTMEPPAVLDPSPEERNPGEPVITTPTHPSATSRTHHRSPFAAASCLCSTPVSHSRRTSSSFRAIPSDSHLLSSTASRELKRATKRVPGGLMRECTFKPAINSVCEQRPVSLSNTAIVQRRKPASIPLPTFQPNIQQLYQARDSLAWWTRQPFNHSDGNPAEAVVDPLTTSLETAVRRMIAARQRAQLPKPSLQKASCHSVPAAQSAVRAPVAHLAKPLLYVDVDLPHGRQERLALHAGDNIRDVAQRFSSLHGLTDSLCQRLVTALTAELRAIPMGKEA; encoded by the coding sequence ATGGAAAACGCATGCCCATTCCAACCACACATTAATCCACGCAGTAGGCGCCTTGCCCGGTATGCGCCGACTCTCCGCGAGCGCCAGGAACACGATGGGCAGCGGAGGTCTGCCAGCCGTGGGGAAAGCCAcgtgcagcgacagcgtgGCGCACCGACGCCCAGGCCTGGGACGCAGGCATTCATTATGGACACTGAAAACGATGTTGTAGAGCGTGTGTGGGATCTCTGGCACAGCGTGGCGATCAGGGAGGCGCGTGAACCCGAAGCAGCCTTAGTGCGTGGCGTGCACTCCGtgaacagcggcgacacgcTCCCCCAGCGTCGGCCACGGGTGGTGTACGTGAGAACGGTGCTTGGGATGCTTAACGCACTGGGTATCACTTCACCTCAGCACGATGCTCTGATCACCAAGTTTCTCACGGCAATGGCACTCGAAGGTGGCGCCTCGGAAGCCTCCAGGCAAGACGAAACAGTGGATGCGGCGCAGTTCATATACGTCTTCTCGACAGTCTGGCGGGCGGCTGTTACAAATCCCACGCGGTGGGCCCCTACCTCGGCGCAAGTAAGCGTATCGTCACcagtggcacagcagcgcgacagcgcctccagcggcGCAACAATGCACCACCCCTACGCTGGGAGCGACTCGCACCGagtggcaccaccgccacgcatGAAGGCGGTGCCAGCGTCAGAACCCACTGCGCCAGAGGTagacagcagcggtagcagcGCTTCGGCTGGCAACGCACTGTCAGCGTCCTCATGCTCCGTTGTGTGGAGAAGTcgcgaaggaggaaaggaagaggcacacacggaCACAGAGAGCACATCGCCATCCACCAACAGCGATAGTGGTGACGAGAGGAGAGTCGACGTAGCGGAGAGCGACGCCGACCTTCTACACACCAACGTCTCTCACACATCGTCCACTACCCTAGACTCAGCGGAGAAGCCGCAGGCTGGCGTTCGTGGTGAGGAACGGTCACCGATGACCATGGAGCCGCCGGCGGTTCTCGACCCCAGTCCGGAGGAACGCAACCCAGGCGAACCCGTCATCACCACGCCAACCCATCCAAGCGCCACCTCCCGCACCCATCATCGCTCGCCGTTTGCCGCGGCGTCGTGTCTCTGCAGCACGCCCGTGTCGCACAGTCGACGCACGAGTTCGTCCTTCCGTGCAATACCGAGTGACTCGCATCTGCTCTCAAGCACTGCTAGCAGGGAACTCAAGAGGGCAACGAAGCGCGTTCCTGGCGGGCTGATGCGCGAGTGCACCTTCAAGCCTGCCATCAACTCTGTCTGTGAGCAGCGCCCTGTTAGCTTGAGCAATACGGCTATTGTGCAGAGACGCAAGCCCGCGTCCATCCCGCTGCCTACCTTCCAGCCGAACATCCAGCAGTTGTACCAGGCGCGCGACAGCCTTGCGTGGTGGACGAGACAGCCCTTCAACCACAGCGATGGCAACCCGGCTGAAGCAGTGGTAGACCCTCTGACGACCAGTTTGGAgacggcggtgcgccgcatgatcgcagcgcggcagcgcgcgcagTTGCCAAAGCCGAGCCTACAAAAGGCGAGCTGCCACTCGGTGCCTGCAGCACAGTCTGCCGTGCGGGCACCGGTGGCACACCTTGCCAAGCCGCTGCTATATGTTGACGTCGATCTGCCGCACGGCAGGCAAGAGCGCCTTGCCTTACACGCGGGGGATAACATACGAGACGTAGCACAGCGCTTCAGCAGTTTGCATGGGCTAACTGACTCTCTGTGCCAGCGGCTGGTAACAGCGCTGACAGCTGAGCTCCGTGCCATCCCGATGGGAAAGGAGGCATAG
- a CDS encoding hypothetical protein (TriTrypDB/GeneDB-style sysID: LpmP.35.4330) produces the protein MQSFDPFRVVGSICGSVPVSPTLLYGTPVLMVATGRTFQLYKGKELAMMRGGPTFQDAVQAVAQAGKYRAVGEGPRLHVYVHHKPLWSSHHESATKPNITLLLAQDDLLFSVGEDKRIVVWELKTGTVLQEMLVEKSETVTCLALLTAYTNKLLLATAEGTLQLWNFRSGVCLWYSVRSCSGSGSSTVQTSRATAGSVAAITALACSRYKDIIVYGTTEGKAVVCNVAADEVITTFDHGDSGAVTSLLFRTDKDGLLVTGTSRGEVVVWNLENRCMDGTLTRSKQVRSELEALERPHVDVVHSLVMFDLPEYTSLLVTGGADNALMQFRFDTVDGLGVLVRERRGHMGSCTDAIFYNTDLLVTAGNDRALRVTHVFSDRASWELSQGKLGKRGRELNMGREAVKLPPAIALAASTTRNYQWSSLVSLHTASALACGWRMDSRAMEFKLSGIQTSAHTARALALSDCGNYAVVGYSSGNVAVLSLQNRSVRHLFDAGLGADRAHDSSVECVEVACGNTVVVTAGLDGVIKMWDLWSGKLKATIPTGQPMTKSCLHESSSLFIVAQHFTIRVYHANPDAGLTEGELRVPVRELDGHNSPVTALALAPDTYRYVVSTSGDGALLIWDLAAAACVGQYRFVSPALSLSFHPDALFLVTTHAGERGAYLWVNNIRYGYVPEVVLAPKSNAVETLPWLHFPTAHGAAEGTSEGSANGGVQRTSATAALTEAEEEERAVAEAEEREAATTEACLFDASQDIALVRRRQIEAQQVALDAIATEGMQLADVPQRLWFNLTVLDQIKEKNQPLLPPKKKDVPFFLPTTQELRPTFLVLVSDNRKGDAENEKGRVMRADMEALTRVQEMLVNAKHDALMDYFLSLKTAQAIDLELKRAVDYVNGSSYTAAELARMQACVKGLLSFITTWLRRNQNVDLVQGILADVVRSHGALLTRFGDALVPALEELAEVQNMMRYSLDHLVSYPACLAGTFSGTIF, from the coding sequence atGCAATCCTTTGACCCGTTTCGGGTGGTGGGCTCCATCTGCGGATCTGTCCCGGTGTCCCCCACGCTGCTCTACGGTACGCcggtgctgatggtggcCACTGGCCGCACCTTTCAGCTGTACAAGGGAAAGGAACTGGCGATGATGCGCGGAGGTCCGACGTTTCAGGACGCGGTGCAGGCGGTGGCACAGGCCGGCAAGTACCGCGCTGTCGGGGAGGGGCCGCGCCTGCACGTCTACGTGCACCACAAGCCCCTCTGGTCGAGCCATCATGAATCTGCCACAAAACCGAACATCACACTCCTGTTGGCCCAGGATGACCTCCTCTTCAGCGTTGGCGAGGACAAGCGTATCGTTGTGTGGGAGCTTAAGACGGGCACGGTGCTACAAGAGATGTTGGTGGAGAAGAGTGAGACGGTCACGTGCCTTGCACTTTTGACAGCGTACACGAACAAGCTGCTTCTCGCGACGGCAGAGGgaacgctgcagctctggaACTTCCGCTCTGGTGTCTGCCTGTGGTACTCCGTGCGCAGCTGTAGCGGCAGTGGTAGTAGCACCGTGCAGACATCacgcgccaccgctgggAGTGTCGCTGCCATCACGGCGCTCGCTTGTAGTAGGTACAAGGACATCATCGTCTACGGCACGACGGAGGGGAAGGCTGTTGTGTGCAACGTGGCAGCGGATGAGGTAATCACCACTTTCGACcatggcgacagcggcgccgttaCTTCGCTGCTATTTCGCACGGACAAGGACGGCCTGCTGGTGACCGGAACGAGTCGTGGGGAGGTAGTCGTCTGGAACCTCGAAAATCGATGCATGGATGGCACCTTGACCCGGTCTAAGCAAGTGCGGTCGGAGCTGGAGGCACTGGAACGTCCTCACGTCGATGTCGTGCACTCGCTCGTCATGTTCGACTTACCTGAGTACACATCACTGCTCGTCACAGGTGGCGCTGACAACGCCCTCATGCAATTCCGTTTTGACACCGTGGACGGTCTTGGTGTTTTGGTGCGGGAGCGCCGCGGGCACATGGGGAGCTGCACAGACGCCATATTTTACAACACAGACCTTCTTGTCACGGCCGGAAACGACCGAGCCCTGCGTGTCACGCACGTCTTTTCCGATCGTGCCTCATGGGAGTTGTCGCAGGGCAAGTTGGGCAAGCGCGGGCGCGAGCTGAACATGGGGCGGGAAGCCGTGAAGCTGCCTCCTGCCATCGCGCTTGCCGCCTCGACCACGCGCAACTACCAGTGGTCGAGTCTTGTGTCGCTACACACCGCATCTGCGCTGGCATGCGGCTGGCGCATGGATAGCCGCGCGATGGAGTTTAAGCTATCCGGCATCCAAACTTCCGCCCACACCGCCCGTGCGTTGGCGCTGTCGGACTGCGGCAACTACGCCGTCGTCGGGTACTCCAGTGGAAACGTCGCCGTTTTGAGCCTGCAGAACCGCAGTGTGCGCCACCTGTTCGACGCCGGTCTTGGTGCCGATCGAGCTCATGACAGCTCGGTAGAATGCGTAGAAGTGGCATGCGGCAATACCGTCGTCGTGACGGCCGGGTTGGACGGTGTGATCAAGATGTGGGACCTGTGGAGTGGCAAGTTGAAGGCAACTATTCCTACCGGCCAGCCAATGACCAAGTCGTGTCTGCACGAGTCGTCATCGCTCTTTATTGTAGCTCAACACTTTACCATTCGCGTCTATCATGCCAACCCTGACGCTGGCCTCACCGAAGGGGAGTTGCGTGTCCCAGTCCGCGAGCTGGACGGCCACAACAGCCCTGTTACGGCACTTGCACTGGCTCCTGACACCTACCGCTACGTAGTGTCGACTTCCGGAGATGGTGCGCTACTCATATGGGActtggccgccgccgcctgtgtCGGGCAGTACCGCTTCGTATCGCCCGCTTTATCCCTCAGTTTTCACCCTGAtgcgctcttcctcgtcaCTACCCACGCCGGTGAGCGCGGCGCGTATCTGTGGGTCAACAACATCCGCTATGGGTACGTGCCGGAGGTGGTTCTGGCTCCGAAGTCGAACGCGGTGgagacgctgccgtggctgcaCTTCCCCACAGCGCACGGGGCAGCTGAGGGGACTAGCGAGGGTAGTGCAAACGGTGGCGTGCAGCGCACGTCTGCAACCGCGGCACtcacggaggcggaggaagaagagcgcgcggtCGCTGAGGCAGAGGAGCGGGAGGCAGCCACCACCGAGGCATGCTTGTTTGATGCATCGCAGGACATTGCCCTGGTGCGCCGTCGACAGATAGAGGCACAGCAGGTGGCGCTCGATGCAATCGCGACAGAAGGGATGCAGCTCGCTgacgtgccgcagcgcctttgGTTTAACCTCACTGTTCTGGACCAAATCAAGGAGAAGAACCAACCTCTGCTCCCGCCCAAGAAAAAAGATGTGCCCTTCTTTTTGCCCACCACACAGGAGCTTCGACCCACTTTTCTGGTCCTGGTGTCTGATAACCGCAAGGGCGATGCCGAGAACGAGAAGGGGCGGGTTATGCGTGCTGACATGGAGGCGCTGACGCGGGTGCAGGAGATGCTCGTGAACGCAAAACATGATGCCCTCATGGACTACTTTTTATCTCTCAAAACGGCTCAAGCGATCGACCTGGAGCTGAAGCGCGCGGTGGACTACGTGAACGGCAGCAGCtacactgctgctgagctgGCGAGGATGCAAGCATGCGTGAAAGGTTTGTTGTCTTTCATAACGACGTGGTTGCGACGCAACCAAAATGTCGACTTGGTGCAAGGCATCCTTGCGGATGTGGTTCGCTCGCATGGAGCGTTGCTGACTCGTTTTGGGGATGCGCTCGTgccggcgctggaggagctggcggaggtgcagaaCATGATGCGCTACTCTCTAGATCACCTCGTGTCGTACCCAGCCTGCCTCGCGGGGACCTTCTCTGGCACTATCTTTTAA